The following proteins come from a genomic window of Gimesia chilikensis:
- a CDS encoding tetratricopeptide repeat protein: MPSPQELLNTAVKQHQAGNLPLAEQLYREVLQHDPGQVDALHLLGVVYLHLQQFEKAIDFITRAICQNDGIGSFFSNRGAACKGLGRLDDAIRNYERARELEPENAAFVYNLAITLTLAGEQEQAIQAYRRALELKPLYREALINLGNLLAETDQLEEAISTCRQVVELAPQLHLSHFNLANTLAKAEDPEAEFEYQAALELAPGNLDTLKNYAVFLSAQNRNEQAIQILREAAALQRDSWEILNNLGILYAEQENFEKALSCFREALRLNPDNIEIQFHIGKALEESKQIQDAMIVYREVLGKHPNHPGAAFHLGSLVATIGDLDYAYDIFQSLYQSDPTNTASLFGMGSVRMRQNKIGSAVGYFESLVALEPEHLQSRLNLLELYSRQLRNRELEKHVAAGLEHHPENAVLWNYQGHVQNQQRKVKKALKSFLKAVKYDDTYVPSYCNLATVYQTMGMFEEAREALEKAYELNQLPEYKLALASLLPPIPASLEAIQEVRESFEEQIEALHVENVCIDTSIKLTPGTFYLAYQGFNDRPIIERMAELYQIRNTLSWSPEEPTVHRDGRIRIGFISSLFYNHTIGSLMKGIIRNFDREKYHVITITPTKHTDDTAKEIRNHSDEYVFLGVDLRQASQVLQSLELDVLFYADIGMDPFIFSLATTRHAPVQCVTWGHPITTGLKTIDYFISSELIEPEDADEHYTEQLVRLKSLPSYYYRPGLPEEIKPRAAFGLSDDDHVYACPQTLFKIHPEFDQVLAGILRKDPQARIVMIRDQTSKWKDLLVARFERTFPDVVDRILFLRGMSTPDFLNLIYISDVLLDPLHFGGGNTSYQSMAIGTPVVTLPARYMRGRGMLAVYKKMGLEDCIVSSIEEYIELACRIGCDEAFRDQLRLKILAKSHLIFEDISTVREMESFFETALQNTIPEHSPSSAQTCLDTEKDLGMDAVPQQSEATDHSNILNSAMRNYTCPACGYHIAVQFFDGGLLPLTTLAWPQSTSDAQAMERLPHDFMRCVDCGHISNAAFDYAKVPYSDKPNLMFNKGAIWSEHLQKVSDLIAASLPENPTVVEIGCGEGHLIRSLAKKIPSGKFIGFDPNAEIETEGGLIEARTMLFEPGQHLAELQPDLIISRHVFEHLMNPLGFAQEVAFAANVAQCATRLFIEVPCIDGVLDAGRTVDFFYEHNSHFTSQSLERLLTRCATHVDLIETSYNGEVIYGMASFEPQKHQVELARQAVAFQEKARQSAAQLAVQFEELADSGLQTAIWGGTGKAAAFINQHQLDMQRFPTVIDSDMNKVGTFVPGTGQEIHFRDWLLDHPVDVILIATQWRAADIVLEIQRNQIPCKTILIEYQGQLINYFDDNHPYRREETREESQIPRPRFLAQKERKLDSLDADLNQ; encoded by the coding sequence ATGCCTTCACCTCAGGAATTACTGAATACTGCAGTCAAGCAGCATCAGGCGGGGAACCTGCCTCTGGCAGAGCAACTCTACCGCGAGGTGCTGCAGCATGACCCGGGACAGGTCGACGCATTACATCTGCTGGGTGTAGTGTATCTCCACCTGCAACAGTTTGAGAAAGCCATCGATTTCATCACCCGTGCCATCTGTCAGAACGATGGGATCGGCTCGTTCTTTTCCAACCGCGGCGCTGCCTGCAAAGGACTAGGCAGGTTGGACGACGCCATCAGAAACTACGAACGTGCGCGGGAGCTGGAACCAGAAAATGCCGCATTTGTGTACAATCTGGCTATCACCCTGACGCTGGCGGGAGAACAGGAGCAGGCCATCCAGGCATACCGGCGTGCGCTGGAACTCAAGCCCCTCTATCGGGAAGCATTGATCAACCTGGGCAATCTGCTTGCAGAAACAGATCAGCTCGAAGAAGCCATTTCGACCTGCCGCCAGGTCGTGGAACTGGCACCGCAACTGCATCTCTCGCATTTCAATCTGGCGAACACCCTGGCGAAAGCCGAAGATCCTGAAGCAGAATTTGAATATCAGGCGGCTCTGGAACTCGCCCCCGGAAACCTGGATACACTTAAAAACTATGCCGTCTTCCTCTCAGCACAAAACCGAAATGAGCAGGCCATTCAGATCCTGAGAGAAGCAGCCGCCTTACAGCGGGATTCCTGGGAGATCCTCAATAACCTGGGCATTCTGTACGCGGAACAGGAAAACTTTGAGAAGGCACTCTCCTGTTTTCGTGAAGCGCTGCGCCTCAACCCGGACAACATCGAGATCCAGTTCCATATCGGAAAAGCACTGGAAGAATCGAAGCAGATTCAGGATGCTATGATCGTGTACCGGGAAGTCCTCGGCAAACACCCAAACCATCCCGGTGCCGCTTTTCATCTCGGTTCACTGGTCGCTACGATCGGTGATCTCGACTATGCCTATGATATTTTCCAGAGTCTCTATCAAAGCGACCCCACCAATACAGCGTCTCTGTTCGGGATGGGCTCCGTCCGGATGCGACAGAACAAAATTGGTTCTGCCGTCGGTTACTTTGAATCGCTGGTGGCCCTCGAACCGGAACACCTGCAGTCACGACTAAACCTGCTGGAACTCTATTCCCGACAGCTGCGTAACAGAGAACTGGAAAAACATGTTGCCGCCGGCCTGGAACACCATCCGGAAAACGCGGTGCTCTGGAACTACCAGGGTCATGTCCAGAACCAGCAGCGGAAAGTCAAAAAAGCACTCAAGAGTTTCCTCAAAGCCGTCAAATATGACGACACCTATGTGCCGTCCTACTGCAATCTGGCTACAGTTTACCAGACCATGGGAATGTTTGAAGAAGCCCGGGAGGCGCTGGAAAAGGCATACGAACTCAATCAGCTTCCCGAATACAAGCTCGCCCTGGCAAGTCTGCTGCCTCCGATCCCCGCCTCTCTGGAAGCGATCCAGGAAGTACGGGAGTCGTTCGAAGAGCAAATCGAAGCACTACATGTGGAGAATGTCTGCATCGACACTTCGATCAAACTCACGCCTGGAACATTCTACCTCGCGTACCAGGGATTCAATGATCGTCCGATTATTGAACGCATGGCAGAGCTGTACCAGATCAGGAACACTCTCAGCTGGTCCCCCGAAGAACCGACTGTCCACAGAGACGGACGCATCCGAATCGGATTCATTTCCAGTCTGTTCTACAATCACACTATCGGCTCTCTGATGAAAGGCATCATTCGCAATTTCGATCGGGAAAAATATCATGTGATCACGATCACTCCCACGAAACATACGGACGATACCGCGAAAGAAATCCGAAATCATTCGGATGAATATGTCTTTCTGGGAGTCGATTTGAGGCAGGCCAGCCAGGTACTGCAAAGCCTGGAACTGGATGTCCTCTTCTATGCCGACATCGGTATGGACCCGTTTATCTTCTCGCTGGCAACGACGCGGCATGCCCCCGTGCAATGCGTTACCTGGGGTCATCCCATTACAACCGGCTTGAAAACAATCGATTACTTCATTTCCAGCGAACTGATTGAACCCGAAGACGCTGACGAACATTACACAGAGCAGCTGGTCCGGCTCAAAAGTCTGCCTTCTTACTATTACCGCCCCGGGCTGCCTGAAGAAATCAAACCACGGGCTGCGTTCGGATTGTCCGATGACGATCACGTCTATGCCTGTCCGCAGACACTGTTCAAGATTCATCCGGAATTCGATCAGGTTCTGGCGGGCATCCTCAGAAAAGATCCCCAGGCGCGAATCGTGATGATTCGCGACCAGACTTCGAAATGGAAAGACCTGCTCGTCGCGCGTTTCGAGAGAACGTTCCCCGACGTGGTAGATCGCATCCTCTTCCTGCGCGGGATGTCGACGCCGGACTTCCTGAATCTGATCTACATTTCTGACGTCTTGCTCGACCCGCTGCACTTCGGGGGTGGCAACACATCTTATCAGTCTATGGCAATCGGCACGCCCGTCGTCACTCTGCCCGCCCGCTACATGCGCGGACGCGGTATGCTGGCGGTTTACAAAAAAATGGGACTCGAAGACTGTATTGTCTCTTCGATCGAGGAGTACATCGAACTGGCCTGTCGCATTGGCTGCGATGAAGCCTTTCGCGATCAGCTCCGCCTCAAAATTCTCGCTAAAAGTCATCTTATCTTTGAAGACATCAGCACGGTCCGCGAAATGGAATCTTTCTTCGAAACCGCGCTGCAAAATACGATTCCGGAACATTCTCCTTCATCAGCACAGACCTGTTTGGACACGGAAAAGGACCTCGGCATGGATGCTGTACCTCAACAGTCAGAAGCGACTGACCATTCAAATATTCTCAACTCGGCTATGCGGAACTACACCTGCCCGGCCTGTGGATACCACATCGCGGTTCAGTTTTTCGATGGCGGTCTGCTGCCCCTGACGACACTGGCCTGGCCTCAAAGCACCTCGGATGCACAGGCCATGGAACGGTTACCCCACGACTTCATGCGATGCGTAGACTGTGGCCATATCTCGAATGCGGCTTTTGATTACGCCAAGGTGCCCTATTCGGACAAACCCAACCTGATGTTTAACAAGGGAGCCATCTGGTCGGAACATCTGCAGAAGGTCTCTGATCTGATCGCTGCCAGCCTGCCTGAAAATCCGACCGTGGTGGAAATCGGCTGCGGGGAAGGACACCTTATCAGATCGCTGGCGAAGAAAATCCCCTCCGGAAAGTTCATCGGCTTCGATCCCAACGCGGAAATCGAAACCGAGGGGGGACTGATTGAAGCGCGGACCATGCTGTTCGAGCCCGGTCAACACCTGGCAGAACTGCAGCCCGATCTGATCATCAGTCGACACGTATTTGAACATTTGATGAATCCGCTGGGTTTTGCACAGGAAGTCGCCTTTGCAGCAAATGTCGCCCAGTGTGCGACACGGCTGTTTATCGAAGTCCCCTGTATCGACGGTGTTCTGGATGCGGGACGCACGGTCGACTTCTTTTACGAACACAACTCTCACTTCACTTCCCAGTCTCTGGAACGCTTACTGACCCGCTGTGCAACCCACGTGGATCTGATTGAAACCAGCTACAACGGCGAAGTGATTTACGGCATGGCCAGCTTCGAGCCTCAGAAACATCAGGTCGAACTGGCACGCCAGGCAGTCGCCTTCCAGGAAAAAGCACGGCAGTCCGCTGCTCAACTGGCAGTTCAGTTTGAAGAATTGGCCGACTCCGGTCTGCAAACCGCGATCTGGGGAGGAACCGGCAAAGCAGCCGCCTTTATCAATCAGCACCAGCTGGACATGCAGCGTTTCCCGACTGTCATCGATTCTGACATGAACAAAGTCGGCACGTTCGTTCCGGGTACAGGTCAGGAAATTCATTTCCGCGACTGGCTGCTGGATCACCCGGTCGATGTCATTCTGATCGCCACACAGTGGCGGGCCGCTGATATCGTTCTCGAAATCCAGCGTAACCAGATTCCCTGCAAAACGATTCTGATTGAATACCAGGGACAGCTGATTAATTATTTCGATGACAATCATCCCTATCGTCGTGAAGAAACCCGCGAAGAATCCCAGATTCCCCGTCCCCGGTTTCTGGCACAAAAGGAACGCAAGCTCGACTCGCTCGACGCAGATCTCAACCAGTAA
- a CDS encoding flagellin: MTRINTNVAALRGLRSLNKSTNLLDTSLTRLSTGLKINSGKDNPSGLIASETLRSQVSAIEQSIKNSNRASNVIATADSALGEVTNLLNQVRGLVQEGLNKGALSQDEIEANQLQIDTALSAINRISANTSFAGDKLIDGSKAFRTQASATDAAKLSDYQVNEAVFGTSSTITLDATVVTAATQASLDYSAVDGGLASATTIEVGGKSGSQVLFLGASSSLDNVRDAVNGVSDITGVTATKTNKVASNLSFNNANATNSGLTFTDARTSDSVLGDTGQNIRVQFVDPSSNSAAANITFNNTNTDITIVVSLATNGTGTITSNATSIKSLLDGNADANALISTAAEGDGSGVVEVEAAAALSGGTNAYLTFSADNYGADEFVDVNVLNGTFDTVDNITDGNALKRAIGSDIVTRINGQVAQGSGLTANIRSQQLDASFSFTAAANVADNTASLTITGGGSLFQIGQDVSAAGQIGIGIEAVNTARLGGVSGKLFEIGSGGGKSLLDVGPSVPGSDLVNIIEESINRVSTLRGRLGAVQKNVIETNVSSLGVALENISEARSQIVDTDFAVETANMTKAQILNQAGISVLSIANQNPQQVLSLLR, translated from the coding sequence ATGACACGAATTAATACTAACGTAGCCGCGCTGAGAGGCTTACGTAGTTTGAATAAGTCTACCAACCTGCTGGACACCTCATTGACCCGTCTGTCCACCGGTTTGAAAATTAACTCTGGTAAAGATAACCCCTCCGGTTTGATTGCCAGTGAAACCCTGCGTTCACAGGTTTCCGCGATTGAACAATCTATCAAAAACTCAAACCGTGCCAGCAACGTGATTGCCACCGCTGACTCGGCTCTGGGCGAAGTCACCAACCTGCTGAACCAGGTTCGTGGTCTGGTTCAGGAAGGTTTGAACAAAGGCGCTCTGTCTCAGGACGAAATCGAAGCGAATCAGCTCCAGATCGATACAGCGTTATCAGCCATCAACCGTATTTCAGCGAACACCTCATTCGCTGGCGACAAGCTGATCGATGGAAGCAAAGCTTTCCGTACACAGGCTTCTGCCACCGATGCTGCTAAACTGTCTGACTACCAGGTCAACGAAGCCGTATTCGGAACCAGCAGCACCATCACTCTGGATGCCACAGTTGTAACCGCTGCCACTCAGGCCAGCCTGGATTACAGTGCTGTTGACGGCGGTCTGGCCAGCGCAACCACCATCGAAGTGGGTGGTAAGAGCGGTAGCCAGGTGCTGTTCCTGGGTGCTTCCAGCTCACTGGATAACGTCCGAGACGCTGTGAACGGCGTGAGTGACATTACCGGTGTGACTGCAACGAAAACCAACAAGGTTGCCAGCAATCTGTCCTTCAACAATGCCAACGCTACGAACTCCGGTCTGACCTTCACCGATGCCCGGACTTCAGACAGTGTTCTCGGCGATACCGGACAGAATATCCGCGTTCAGTTTGTTGACCCGTCTTCCAACAGTGCCGCTGCTAACATCACATTCAATAATACCAACACTGATATTACGATTGTAGTCAGTCTGGCTACAAACGGTACTGGTACGATCACATCCAATGCAACATCGATCAAATCACTGCTCGATGGTAACGCAGACGCTAATGCACTGATCTCCACTGCCGCAGAAGGTGATGGTTCAGGTGTCGTCGAAGTGGAAGCTGCTGCTGCCCTGTCCGGCGGAACAAACGCTTACCTGACTTTCAGTGCTGACAACTACGGTGCTGATGAATTCGTCGATGTGAATGTACTCAACGGTACCTTCGACACAGTAGACAACATCACCGACGGCAACGCCCTGAAGCGTGCCATTGGTTCGGACATCGTGACTCGGATCAACGGGCAGGTTGCCCAGGGTTCCGGTCTGACTGCCAACATCCGTTCGCAGCAGCTCGACGCTTCGTTCTCCTTCACCGCAGCTGCCAACGTGGCTGACAACACGGCCAGCCTCACCATCACCGGAGGTGGTTCGCTGTTCCAGATCGGTCAGGACGTCTCTGCCGCTGGTCAGATTGGTATTGGAATCGAAGCGGTTAACACAGCCCGTCTGGGTGGTGTTTCCGGTAAGCTGTTCGAAATCGGTTCGGGCGGTGGTAAGAGCCTCCTGGACGTCGGTCCTTCTGTTCCCGGTTCCGACCTGGTAAACATCATCGAAGAATCGATCAACCGTGTATCGACTCTCCGTGGTCGTCTGGGTGCGGTTCAGAAAAACGTGATCGAAACCAACGTTTCATCACTGGGTGTGGCTCTGGAAAACATTTCCGAAGCCCGTAGTCAGATCGTGGATACCGACTTCGCTGTCGAAACCGCAAACATGACCAAAGCTCAGATTCTGAACCAGGCTGGTATTTCGGTTCTCTCGATTGCCAACCAGAACCCACAGCAGGTATTGAGTCTGCTCAGATAA
- a CDS encoding cysteine desulfurase family protein: MSIPAAQRIFLDNNSTTPPLDEVIDLVATEYRTHYANPGSAHADGRQSRRVLEDARELLASLVGADPQEVIFTSGGSESINLAIQGFLPGTAGEIALSAGEHPATVNTIRRLAPRGIRQRVIPLESDGRIDVAALEEFDWQQIQLATLILAHNETGVIQDVAPLAALCEKHRIPLHLDGVQAIGKIPFHFHDSGATAVSLAAHKFHGPRGVGALIVKENARLLPQITGGHQERGKRAGTEPVALAAGMARALECAIRDHIQRSEQMAALRDRLQQGLQEHCPPVVINGSLEHRLPNTLNISFPGLDGEALLISLDLAGISCSLGSACASGSRDPAPVLLAMGCPEPVYQSALRLSLSFLNTNEEIEEAIRRISRVVHQLRSA, from the coding sequence ATGTCGATTCCCGCTGCACAACGGATTTTTCTGGATAACAACTCGACCACACCACCGCTGGATGAAGTCATTGACCTGGTGGCTACGGAATACCGGACTCACTATGCCAATCCGGGAAGCGCCCATGCAGACGGACGTCAGTCGCGACGCGTCCTGGAAGATGCCCGAGAACTGCTGGCCTCACTGGTGGGCGCTGATCCCCAGGAAGTCATCTTTACCAGCGGAGGCTCCGAATCGATCAACCTCGCAATCCAGGGTTTCCTCCCCGGGACGGCGGGTGAAATTGCACTCTCCGCGGGAGAGCATCCGGCGACCGTCAATACCATCCGCAGACTGGCGCCGCGGGGTATCAGGCAGAGAGTCATCCCCCTGGAATCCGATGGTCGGATTGATGTCGCTGCTCTGGAAGAATTCGACTGGCAGCAGATTCAACTGGCGACTCTGATCCTGGCTCATAATGAAACCGGTGTCATTCAGGATGTTGCTCCGCTGGCAGCACTCTGCGAGAAACACCGGATTCCCCTGCACCTGGACGGCGTGCAGGCGATTGGAAAAATCCCGTTCCATTTCCACGATTCCGGCGCTACCGCAGTCAGTCTGGCAGCTCACAAATTTCATGGGCCACGAGGCGTGGGTGCACTGATCGTGAAAGAGAATGCCCGATTACTCCCCCAGATCACCGGCGGTCACCAGGAACGGGGCAAGCGGGCGGGAACCGAACCTGTTGCCCTGGCCGCAGGGATGGCGCGGGCACTGGAGTGTGCCATCCGCGATCACATACAGCGATCAGAACAGATGGCCGCCCTTCGCGATCGCCTGCAACAGGGCCTGCAGGAGCATTGCCCGCCGGTCGTGATCAATGGTTCGCTGGAGCACCGGTTACCGAACACATTGAATATTTCGTTCCCTGGACTGGACGGGGAGGCGCTGCTGATCTCCCTGGACCTGGCGGGCATTTCCTGTTCCCTGGGCAGTGCCTGTGCCAGCGGTTCCCGGGATCCCGCTCCGGTTCTGCTGGCAATGGGCTGTCCCGAGCCGGTTTATCAGTCTGCTCTCAGGCTGAGTCTCTCGTTCCTCAATACAAATGAGGAAATCGAGGAAGCAATCCGCCGGATCAGCAGGGTCGTGCACCAGCTTAGAAGTGCATAG
- a CDS encoding AAA family ATPase — MTNPDEHLMVQEDEDAQRDLETQAIRGLANAYLLMRDEIGKVIIGQTEVVDEILISLFSRGHCLLVGVPGLAKTLLVSTIAKILHLSFRRIQFTPDLMPSDITGTDVLQDDPETGHRSFQFMQGPLFTNVLLADEINRTPPKTQAALLEAMQERHVTVGSNTYRLPEPFFVLATQNPIEQEGTYPLPEAQLDRFMFNVVVNYPTAAEELMILKQTTGNQKPELEAALTGRQILALQEVVRKVPVAEHVFVYARDLVRATRPGEDSAPKFVKEYLSWGAGPRAGQFLILGAKARAILEGRFHVSTEDIKSVAHAVLRHRIVTTFQADSQGLGTDDIIDMLIEHVPNQLKVQAQEAAKG; from the coding sequence ATGACCAACCCTGATGAGCATCTGATGGTTCAGGAAGACGAAGACGCACAACGAGATCTGGAGACCCAGGCCATTCGAGGTCTGGCGAACGCCTACCTGTTAATGCGCGACGAAATCGGCAAAGTAATCATCGGCCAAACCGAAGTGGTCGACGAAATCCTGATTTCACTCTTCAGCCGCGGTCACTGTCTGCTGGTCGGAGTACCGGGGCTCGCCAAAACCCTGCTCGTCAGCACCATCGCCAAAATTCTGCATCTCTCGTTCCGTCGCATCCAGTTTACTCCCGACCTGATGCCCTCCGACATCACGGGTACCGACGTGCTGCAGGACGATCCCGAAACCGGTCACCGCAGCTTCCAGTTCATGCAGGGCCCGCTGTTTACAAATGTTTTGCTGGCTGACGAAATCAACCGAACGCCTCCCAAAACACAGGCCGCCCTGCTCGAAGCGATGCAGGAACGCCATGTCACCGTAGGCTCCAATACCTACCGACTCCCCGAACCTTTCTTCGTACTGGCAACACAAAACCCGATCGAACAGGAAGGCACTTACCCCCTCCCCGAAGCACAGTTGGACCGCTTCATGTTCAATGTCGTGGTGAATTACCCCACGGCTGCCGAAGAACTGATGATTCTCAAGCAGACCACCGGCAATCAGAAACCCGAGTTGGAAGCGGCTCTCACCGGTCGTCAGATTCTCGCTCTGCAGGAGGTCGTCAGGAAAGTACCTGTCGCAGAGCATGTCTTTGTCTATGCCCGCGATCTGGTACGAGCTACACGTCCCGGGGAAGATTCGGCTCCGAAATTCGTCAAAGAATATCTGTCCTGGGGGGCCGGTCCGCGTGCGGGTCAGTTCCTGATTCTGGGAGCAAAAGCCCGGGCCATTCTGGAAGGCCGCTTCCATGTCTCCACCGAAGACATCAAATCGGTGGCGCACGCTGTCCTGCGGCACCGGATCGTGACCACCTTCCAGGCCGACAGCCAGGGACTGGGTACCGACGATATTATTGATATGCTGATCGAACATGTTCCCAATCAGCTGAAAGTTCAGGCCCAGGAAGCAGCCAAAGGCTGA
- a CDS encoding 3'-5' exonuclease — MSQSQVAYLVFDVEAIADGDLISRVRYPGEGLSPGDALAKYQEEQIEATGSNFIPATFMLPISVAVAKLSADYRLQDLTVLDAPEYRPHVITGKFWQGWRHYGQPTFVTFNGRGYDLPVLELAAYRYGIALPEWFNVDARSFDQSRNRYNTNAHIDLMDTFTNFGAARMTGGLNLLANLIGKPGKTGIDGSKVQEMYDAGQADEINDYCRCDVLDTYFVFLRSRVLTGHLSLEQEQDIVTETYRYLEREAAENESKAYQHYLEHWGDWEPPAE, encoded by the coding sequence GTGTCCCAGTCTCAAGTAGCTTATCTCGTATTTGATGTCGAAGCGATCGCCGATGGGGACCTGATTTCCCGGGTCCGTTATCCGGGCGAGGGGCTCTCACCCGGGGATGCACTGGCGAAATATCAGGAAGAGCAGATTGAGGCAACGGGCAGCAACTTTATTCCGGCTACATTTATGCTGCCGATTTCCGTGGCGGTGGCCAAGCTGTCAGCCGACTATCGTCTGCAGGATTTGACGGTGCTGGATGCTCCCGAATATCGCCCACACGTGATTACGGGCAAGTTCTGGCAGGGCTGGCGGCATTATGGACAGCCGACGTTCGTCACCTTTAACGGCAGGGGCTACGACCTGCCGGTGCTGGAACTGGCCGCATATCGCTATGGAATTGCATTACCGGAATGGTTCAACGTCGACGCCCGCAGCTTCGATCAGTCACGTAATCGTTATAATACGAACGCGCACATTGATCTGATGGACACGTTTACCAACTTCGGCGCTGCCCGCATGACGGGCGGGCTGAATCTGCTGGCGAATCTGATCGGCAAGCCGGGCAAGACCGGTATCGACGGTTCCAAGGTGCAGGAGATGTACGATGCGGGTCAGGCAGATGAAATTAATGACTATTGTCGTTGTGATGTCCTGGATACCTACTTCGTATTCCTCAGATCACGGGTGTTGACCGGTCATTTGAGCCTGGAACAGGAACAGGACATCGTTACCGAGACTTACCGTTATCTGGAACGCGAGGCAGCGGAAAACGAAAGTAAAGCGTATCAGCATTATCTGGAGCACTGGGGTGACTGGGAGCCCCCCGCGGAATAA